The Glycine soja cultivar W05 chromosome 4, ASM419377v2, whole genome shotgun sequence genomic sequence ACAGAAAATGGCTTATCACAGAAATAACACAACCCTTTGGCCCTTCTTTCACTCATGAATGCTGGTGTCAAATTCTTGGTCAGTCTTGGTTTGGTTTTCATGGACTCTGGTTCAGTTACTGTTGGTGGTTTTTGATTGGGACTGCAGGTTTGTTCTTGCTAGGCAGTGTGGCTGCAGTACCTTGCATAATCGCTGATTCATACAATTTGGCTAGGTTATTTGCACCTCAGTTTTCAACCCTCCCAAGAAACAACTTAAGGAGTAGTTTACTGGTAAATACAATCGTGTCATGATGGCGTCAAATTGCTCATGGTACTCACTAATGGTACCCTTCTCTCTCAAATTCATTAGCTTAACCATGGGATCATCACAAGCATTCCCAAATCTTTCAGTCAAGAATTGAACATATTCTTCCCAACTAGGGAGGTGTTGAGACCAAAGAATTTTCCTAGATGCATGATGCCATTTAAGGGCTTTGCCTTCCAAATGCATGATGGCTAACTTGGTTTTAACTTCTGGAGGGGTTTCATCCATCAAGAAGTAAGTTTCACATTGGTATAGCCATTCTTTCACATTATCCCCATTAAATCTAGGAAACTCAATTCTTGATAACCTAGTATAGCCAGCATAATGTGTAAATCGATCACATGAGGCCCCATCATCCTCACTTGGATTGATCATGGTGAACAACAAAGGACTCGAGGAACAATAGAGGCAATTATGTGtctttacaaatttttaaagatttcttaatgtaatattatacatttgtaattataaatttttcttataatatgaaatgcaatataaaaatttaatttatgatataattattGTACTCACAAATTTATGTTTATAAGTATTGTCCactcaatataaattttttggatGTATAATTGACAATGATGATGACATTGATGACCATGGTGGTAGCAGTGGTAACGGCCATATGATGGTAGAAAGGTTGGTAACCAATCGTCATAGAGGTGGTCATAACAATGGTGACAAAGACAATCATgtcgatgatgatgatgttaatgacaacaataataatgatgattatATTAGGTTAAcgataattttaaagaaaaaacaacgtAATAATTGAGATATCATAGGACAtgttaattgagatattttaaaaaattgagagtTAAATGTTTTAAGAATTCAATGGTCATGTACTCACAATATAAAACACTCTTACATGGTTGTCCAATCATAATTTACTGttgatatgacttttaaaatgagatcataaaaatgatatatatatatatatatatattatgaattgtgattgaatgacaatgtaaaattttgtaaatgactgtataattttttctcatgttttaattttaattgttaagtaTTTAAATATAAGTATTCCATTTTCATTTATCGGTTGTAATTAGTCATTCCAATAATAGACGCTCCCCCTGCCACACACACATTACTTAATTAGCAATATAATCTTGATAtctgtcataatttttttttttatcttgataccaactaaatgtaaaataaaaaatgtaataactaATTGATAAATTGAATGGTGATAACCAAGTCCCTGCTAATAATTACTTCATTCGTTCTAAAATAATGgtcttttcaagttttattacaCAGATTAAGAATCGCACTCAATTGATCATAATTTTAGACAAAAATTCCATTATTTCTTTAACTAttgtgtaataataataataataatagaagttCTATATCAATCTCTTATATATTTTGCCTTACATATGTACTTATTTATAAATTGCATGTGTATCATAAATCATTCAAAGACATGCAAACACTTCAAGAGCTTCTCTGGGATTTGAAACAAAGTAGTTGAAGTACTCTCCATAATTGAATGGGCGATAACGAAGGGGATGAATTTGGTCATCGACTAACTCAGGGGGCACCTCAATGTCCATCTCTTCCTTTGGCATTGCAAAAAGCCCAAACGAGTACCTCTCGTTGCCTCCGCTCAATGCCACTCTGTGTGTGACTGCATGAAGCCTCCCATTGCTCCATGCCTGTTGATTCATGCAACATGATTGTAATTATTGTACTAATATTCTACaagaatttcaatttattgTAATTAAGTAGCCGCTAGCTAGGaggtattattttatatatacctTTAGTATATCACCAACAATGACCACAAAGCCATCTTGGGGTATCTCCAATTCAATCCATTTTCCTATTTTGGATAACACCTGGAGCCCCTGGACTTTATGTTGGCATAAAATGGTTATGGCACTATTGTCAGTGTGAGGCGGCAGGGCAGTCTCTAAGTCATTGTTGCTTTCAGGAACTTTGTACTTGATCAATCGTGAATAGCTAGAACTCTTCATGTTTTTAACATCCAATATGTAATGTTGGGGAAGGTCATAACCCTCCACAATCATTTTCATGACGATGAAACTTAATTCTAACATCTTTAAGCTCATCGTCTTCAGTGTCTCACTGCATGTCATTGTGGTGTGGCCGTCCacaaagaaaattattcaaaacaaaaaattccaaataaatcataattcataGGTTTCATCATTCAAATCAATTAAGTGCTAAAATCATAATTCTTGTTTCCTATCAAATTACTGATATAACAATTCAACTTTTCACCTTGTCtcttttaaactttaatttaacCCCTACTGAGGAAAACAAATCTGAAACAAAAATTGATTCTTAATTCTTCAATTTAACAAATTTTCGGTAAGGATGCTAAATTGAATTTGaactctttaaaaaattattgtaacatt encodes the following:
- the LOC114409002 gene encoding probable inactive 2-oxoglutarate-dependent dioxygenase AOP2 — encoded protein: MESESEVTMIPCFDFCKALEEGSEEWKEMSKKVREACESHGYFLLMCDEIIPESVREEMFDGMKELFDLPEETKQQHICQKPYRGYIGKNSIIPLCESFGVDDAPFSATAEALSNLMWPQGNPHFCETLKTMSLKMLELSFIVMKMIVEGYDLPQHYILDVKNMKSSSYSRLIKYKVPESNNDLETALPPHTDNSAITILCQHKVQGLQVLSKIGKWIELEIPQDGFVVIVGDILKAWSNGRLHAVTHRVALSGGNERYSFGLFAMPKEEMDIEVPPELVDDQIHPLRYRPFNYGEYFNYFVSNPREALEVFACL